A window of Hordeum vulgare subsp. vulgare chromosome 5H, MorexV3_pseudomolecules_assembly, whole genome shotgun sequence genomic DNA:
AAGAACAAAGAGAACTCAAAAAACTCAGTCAGTGTAGTCTTGTTTTTGTTAGCACAGATCAAAATATTATGATGCTTATAACTCTGCCCTAGTTATTTGCCTCCTAATTTGTGTTTGCTCATAACTCTTCCTTAAATGGTTTTTCATAAAAGatttttaacgagacaatataGGCACAAGTTTTCGTATATGCCATATCTTTTTCTTCTTATATTTTTTCACTTGGTTTTTAAAGGAGTTATCAATCGCATATCAGATCACACTCTTttccttatgagttttctctgtAAGTTTCACTTAACGGTTTAACGAGGTAGTATCTTCttaaagatcatatgtcatactttctattttcctcATCGGGGTTTTTAAGGGAGTAGTCAAGACATACTTATTGTTTTTAAATTCaacaatgagttttctccttcttcaaaggttttcgcATTTGAGTTATCAAggagacaataatcattatatgttgcactttttctccttattctttttttccatttggtttaaaggagttttggcaaaatatctactctattctcctcatatttttcccacgggATTTTTAGGGAAGACTCAAGATCATATGAAAGAATTTTTAAGATGAAAGATCTATATACAAGAAGTTTTCAACGATGAAACATTCTAGGATTACAAGGGGAGGGGGGATTTGACATTAACTACCACATGTATATTGTTAGTTAGCACATGCTAATTAACGAACAATCATTAGCAAAGGGCGTGTCCAACCCCAAACATTCATGTCTCTTCTTTCTCTCTATTGTCAACAGGCATCTGTTCTAAAGGGATGCCTTCAAACATACACCTTTTCTTCCTACCTCTTCGAGatgaatatatacttgagaatcaaaaGAAATCAGGACTACTCGTCCATTCACTTTCACATAATTTCGTTGTACTCTAACATATATGAAGCATAGCCCACAACAATACAATGAATTCCAGTTTGATAACAGTGTTACTATTCTTTGGCCCGCTCGACCTTTTCTAAGAAGCTCCGCCATGTtatagttgtgtcgaatattgtgtacaaggtaggttacagttggacttgtAGGAGTATTGTGTTTAATTAGAcaggatatggagtcgtgtcctaATAGAACACTTGTATCCTagcctctcatatatagcgggggtagacacacgatgtaacctatgccaacataatagcacatgtGTGCAGGGAGAGCCGGCGGCGTGTGCCGACGTCCAAGGCAGCcagggtgcggtattgtgacggtgtcacgggaaggagcacccgtagtcatgccccggggatgtagccatatcggtgaacctcgttaacaaatctcggtgtcgtgctcgtgtgattgcttggtcctcggatGATCGACGGTATGCCTTCAATTTATTCTAACACGCCACAATACACATGAGACTTGATAAGGTATATTATGAAAATGGCCACACCATCCAAAAGTTTCATTTCACTGTGCATTCTCAAACATTTTTTGCTTAATTACCAACTCAAAATTACCGACATGCTTTtctcaaaataattaaataacTAACATATTTgctcaaaataaataaacaacCACTATATTGTCTTGAGTCTACTTATTCACGGGAGGTCGACTGGCCGAGCGCTGTTACTCCAGGCCACGTCAGCAGACAAGAATTCAAAGCCTGGACAGTGCGGTTAACGTGGCGGGCCGGGTGGTGCCGGGCTTCTTCTTGTCGGAGCCTCTGGGCCTGGGCCTGAGCCCGCGCGCCCTCTCGCGCAGCGCCAGCTTCTGCACCTTGCCCGTGGCGTTCTTGGGCAGCTCGTCCACGAACACCACCTTCCCAGGCACCATGAAGTGCGCCATCTTGCTCCGGCAGAAGGCCACCAGCTCCTCCTCGCTCACCTCGCCGGCGCCGGAGTCGAACTCCTTCTTCAGCGTGACGAAGGCGCACGGCGCCTCGCCCCAGTGCGGGTGCGGCATGGCGaccaccgccgcctcctgcaCAGCCGGGTGGCCGTACAGCGCCGCCTCCACCTCCACGCTGCTGATGTTCTCGCCGCCGGAGATGATCACGTCCTTGGACCGGTCCTTGATCTCAACGTACCCGTCTAGGTGCACCACGCCCACATCGCCGGTcaggaaccacccgccgcggaacGCTGCGTCCGTGGCCTCTGGGTTCTTGTAGTACCCCTTCATCACGCTGCTCCCGCGCAGCACGATCTCGCCGAGGGTGGTGCCGTCACGGGGCACGCTCACCATGGTCTTGAGGTCCTTCACGTCGGCCCCGGCGAGGGAGATCGCGCTCACACCCTGACGCGCCTTGAGCGCAGCCCGCTCCGGCGCCGGCAGCGCGTCCCACCGCTCCCGCCACTCGCAGACCATGGCCGGGCCGGTCGCCTCGGTCATGCCGTAGGCGTGCGTGACGTGGAAGCCGAGCCTCTCCACGCGTTCGAGCAgcgcggccggcggcggggcgccGCCCGTGAGCACCTCGACGGCGCGGGGCAGCGGGTCGCGGTGGGCGTCGAGGAGGACGTTGAAAAGCACGGGCGCGACGCACATGTGTGTGACGCCGTGGTCGGTGATGGCGGAGTACATGGCGTCGGCCGTCGGCGCGCGGACGCAGACGTTGGCGCCGCCGCGCGCCGCAATGCCCCACGTGAAGGTCCAGCCGTTGCAGTGGAACATGGGAAGCGACCAGAGGTAGACCGGCTCGTGGCCGACTCCCCACTGGAGAAGCAATCCCACCGTGCTGAGGTAAGCGCCCCGGTGGCTGTACACGACGCCCTTGGGCGCGGACGTGGTGCCGGAGGTGTAGTTGAGCGCGACGGCGTCCCACTCGTCCACCACCTCGCGCGGCGGGTGCCTGCCCGGGTCGCCGCGCGCCACCAGACCCTCGTACTCCAGCTCGCCCAGCCGCGCCCCGGTCGGCGCTTCGATGTCGTCAATGACGACCAGCAGCGGCAACGCTGTGTCCATCATGCTCTTGAGCGCGTCGGTGGCGACGCGGATGTACTGGTAGTCGATGAAGAGGAGCTTGGGCGCTGCGTGGCGGAGGATGGTGGCGACGCCGGCGGCGTCGAGGCGGGTGTTGATGGCGTTTACGACACCCCCGGCCATGGGCACCGCGAAGTGCATCTCGTAGAGCGCGGGGGTGTTGGGCGCGAGCACGGAGACGACGTCGTTCCGGGCGACGCCGAGCGCCTGCAGCGCGGCGGACAGGCGGACGCAGCGGTCGTGCGTGTGGCGCCAGGTGAAGGCGGTGCCGCCGCAGATGACGGAGGTGCGGTCCGCgtaaacggcggcggcgcgcggcaggaagGTGACCGGGCTCAGCGGCACGTGGTTGGCGTCGCGCTTGGGCAAGCTTTCCATGGCGATTGGTCAGAAGTTGATTGATTCGTCACGTGTGAAGGATCAAGCTAGATCAATGGGTGGTCTGATCCGATCTGATGTCTGTACCTGAGCAGACAAGGAGAAATGAAAGCTCGCCAGGAGCCCAGGAGCAAGAATGGTGGGTGGGTGTTCTGTGTGGAGCGGAGAGGCTACCTGCTTTATTTATAAGCGTATGGGCGGGAGAAGATCTTGCTAGCTCTCTGGATATCCCTGGTAAATTACCACGCGCGCGATAACAAGATTCAAGCTTACACAGTCACGTGCGTTGAACTGATTAATTGTCTGTGGTAATTTCTACCTAGACGTAGGGGCACTATAAAACGGAAAACCGGAAAATCAAACCAAACAGAATCGTATTGATCGATTTGTCGGTTTATCTGATGGTTTGATTTTTTTGTTTGATAAATTTTTTTAAGGTTGTTCggtgttttgtttttgttcggTTTTTGATGCCTAAAAACCGAATAGACCGAACAAACCGATATGTGGGATACTCCATGTAATACCTTGTTTCCGAAAGTGCAACAGTATGGAGGCATCACACATTTCTCCGCACAAAATACATTTCACGTTCCATGTGCTTTTTCTACTTAATTatggttactagtttgcttgaccgAATAAATCATAGAATGATATTAAGGTTTCTAAAACTGGTGATTATCTTTTTGCATATTATACAATCGAAATCAATGCCCTCGAGTCAGTACACTTATACTGACAAGTGCATGAATTTGGTTTTTCGGTTAACCGAACAAACCGAACCGATATATTATGATTAATATGGTTCGGTTTCTAAATTTTAAATGATTATTTCGATTTCTATTTCTCCAAAACCGAAATTATATAGAACCGAATAAACCGAATCGTATTAACCATATAAACCGAACGTCCAGCCCTACCTAGACGTACGGGGTTTTGCAGGCTTCTACAGGCTACTTCTTAACCAACTAAACATGCATCCTCTTATTTTTGAGGTGGGTGGGCTGAAAAATGGTACACCTACGTAAATAGACTAGGTAAAGTTATGTTTCTTTCCTCCCCTAACCTAATCACCCCCCTGATTCTGTCGGGGTGGGCCTGGGCCTTACATCCTTCCAACCAAATTAGACCACGTGAACAGTTATGTAAGGTTTCGTAAGAGTTTTGCCTAGATACAAAGCTCGGGTGGGGCCCCTCACTCTCCTTAATCCAATCATAATTTGCTAGCTTCAACTCACCCCATAAAAGCATGTAACAGTTCGTCGGTGTAGCATTGTTGTTTCTACTTGGGGTGCGTATAATGCCCTGACCCGCAAAATAATTGTCAAAATATGGGTCGGCGCAGAAAAAGTTGTCCGATCAGAACCCGCAAATGTCTTCGATCCGTAAAAGTTTTGTAGGTGTACGGGGGGCTTCCTCAAAAAGAATTATAGGTGGCTAATTTTCGGGGGACTTCTTCCCCTAATCTTCAATTTAATCCTTCACGTGGATAATTACGTTAATCCCTAAAAAGATTTGTAGGTGTATCATTGCTTTATTAATATATAATACTAcctttgttagggcatatttctcctaagtggttttagtgattgatgacaattgttgtgtgGACTAATCTTGTGTTTTGAGCATTTCAGActattctcttctaggcacaagatgactcgacgctcCTCGCAGGTTCTCGAAGACGGACTCTCTTCTACGTTTCTCTTCTTagtcttgagtcgtaggaaagtcttcttattaagagggggtccgcgtcggaaaggtttgggtggaatcttcacGTACACTCTTTATGCACCCTCCTATGTTTTGGCTACAGTGGAGCTACAATGTGTGTTTTCATTGTCTATGcgaaaagggtaagcggtagtaccgctgtaccggcggtagtactgctcgcacaacgatagtaccgctctcagagcggtagtaaatttttactaccgctccaagagcggtactgccgcaccatgtgcggtagtaattttttactaccactccaagggcggtactaccgccctcagtgcggtagtattattttactaccgctctgacggGCTTTTTCGCATACTTTTCCCCATGGAGGTGTTGGCACGGTAGtatcccggtactaccgtggttggtgagaagctgagcgatagtaccgctctcagaagcggtagtaccgctctagggagtggcagtaccactccaggagcggtagtaccgcttgtattTTTCTGTGGTAGGTGGATAACGGGTGGATCtgcccccctactatataaaggtatcttcttcttcctagagctcacctttaacgtctctaagctccattgttgctccacaagctcattttcgcccgatctctctccctagccaatcaaacttgttgattttctagggattgcttgagaaggccttgatctacacttccactaaaggatatttgattccccccactaatcccttgcggatctcactagtggaaaacagttttttgccatctgcctagtctttgccgtctgctagctgatggcaaagagtgtctttgccgtcagcttcagcaaaacagacggcaaagcacacggTGATGGCAcaaagtctttttgccatctgtcacatctttgccgtctgctagcggacgacaaagagtccaaaggcacacgacaaagatatagataggcccacctgaccgcggggtggctaggtcagactgcagtcggacctttgccgtctgctagcggacggcaaagagtccggaggcagacgataatgctctaacaccgttaacggctccttccccaccACCCcgtccccctctctctctgtaacggtcaccccgcgccccccccccctctctctctccccaccccgcgcgcccctctctctgtaacggccgccgccaccaccgtcgcgccgccgcccccgtcgcgtcgccacccctgtcgcccccgccaccgcccctgtcgccgccgcccctgtcgcccccgccgccgcccctctctctctctccccacctcgcccccgttgccgctgccccaccaccatcgctccgccgcccctggcgcccccggcgccgccccgccacccccaacaccccggcccctccacagtcgcacctcccggtgagcccccacaccccacccccacccccccacctgcattattttttagtagttttattattttttagtagttttagtagttgttattgttagtagttttagtggtagatttagttaggttagtagttttagttaggttagttagttagcttggttagttaggtggaggaggagaagaggagaagaggaggagcaggaggacaagaagaggagaagaagaagaggagtaggaggaggaggaggagaagaagaaaaagaagaagaagaagaggagaagcaaaaaataagaaggagaagaagaagaagaagaagaagaagaagagaagaaaaaaataagaaggagaagaagtaaagaagaagagaagaagagaataagaaaacaataagaaggagaagaagagaaaaaagaagaacaagttgattttttattgtttggtatttggtggtagctagattcttttttagttacttagtggtagattctatttttgttatagtggtagactctgtttttgttattttttttgctgtttagtgctatctaggtttagcgataggtttagttagcttggttagttaggctagttagttagttagcttaatagaaagaataggaagaagaagaagaggagcaggaggagaagaggagaagaggaggaggaggaggaggaggaggagaagaagaagaagaagaagaagaagaagaagaagaagaataggaggaggagaagacaaaaatgagaaggagaagcagaaaagaagaagaaaagaagagaagaagaagagaagaagagaagaagaataccttctcctcctccttcttctcctcctcctccttctccttcttcttgatttattcttcttcttcttcttctcctcctcctctttcttctcctatatcttgttctcctgaccttattttccccaacaatgaggtaattagcccatttagctacaaaatggcataaaaaccttggttagatcatgaaaattatattcttaacttgttttcctctaaaatgacataattagaatatttgtgttgatcgggtggatttacatgtgatagttgtctcgtcgctgtgaggtctggtgtgcgaagacctgcccgtgcgttgtacgagctccgcccctgcattcgtgggtcagtacaaatttcatctcctcctcgccccttcatttactgtggctcggtttccggatgaaactttctagatttaggtaattcaattaatttatcagtatgcgtgaccagtatgcgtctccggttcgaaagggcgacatatataaatatgcatgtctttgcatatttataaccgccatcctttcgaattgtccaacattatccatggacagcctgagtatgtgtagattgggttcgttttcccgtatgctgtgctctggatccgatgcggaatttcgtcagtgcctccctgttgttctccggatgcacatcctctctgtttattgcggagacgtgtatcaggagaacaacggggaggtgctgccgaaattttgcgttggatccggagcagagcatgggaaaacgaacccaatctacacatactcgggtgggattaggacctatctttacctattagcgtgtagattgcctggacgtaataaaaatggcgaacctgattaaccgatgaatataaatgctaaattatatataaatatatttcttctgtctttagtagctacgcaagatgagtgatcgtgcgtggatgtataccggtcaccctagtcagaaagagatgacgaaagaatggtttgtaaaaacaaaggaatttgtgaaagccgcattcgcaaatggccaggaaagaaactattgcccctgtcctggatgcgacaactataaaaagacgacagaggctgtaatgattaaacacctgcagaggaggggctttaagcctaattatacgatgtggacatTCCATggcgagtctatacaacgcacaagagctgaggtggtccgtcgtcgcacggacgagcatggtaccgggatcgaagacatggttcaagactttgatgatgctcgggattcggaagatgagatggaggaatctgcaaaggccttttatgaaatgttggagtcttcaaaacgtcctctccatgagcacactgagctttgtcagctggatgcaattgcacaagtaatggctctgaaggctcagttcaacttgggaagagaatgctacgacgcgatgatgacactatttggacgtttcctacccaaaggccatgtcatgcctgcaaacctgtaccagtcgaacaaaatacttcgtgtacttaagatgccctatgagaagatagatgcatgtgagaaaggatgtgtcttatttaggaaggagtatgcacacttggactattgtcccaattgcgagtcctgcaggtatcttgtggtagacaacggtatgggtgagaagaggcagaccaaaatcgcagttagtgttcttcggtatatgccaatcgtaccaagacttcaacgccttttcatggtcgaagagacagccagacagatgacatggcacaaattgggcaaaagaaccgaactagatgcggatgggaataagatgatggtacacacatcggatggggaagcgtggaaacatttcgatggattgcatcaggataaagcggcagatccaaggaatcctcgagtctgcaccgtcatggatggttttaatcccttcggcatgacggcaacccaatacaattgttggcctgtatttgtcattccactcaatctccctccgggcagattatgcaaagaaagaacatatttctgacgttga
This region includes:
- the LOC123398116 gene encoding trans-cinnamate:CoA ligase, peroxisomal-like, with translation MESLPKRDANHVPLSPVTFLPRAAAVYADRTSVICGGTAFTWRHTHDRCVRLSAALQALGVARNDVVSVLAPNTPALYEMHFAVPMAGGVVNAINTRLDAAGVATILRHAAPKLLFIDYQYIRVATDALKSMMDTALPLLVVIDDIEAPTGARLGELEYEGLVARGDPGRHPPREVVDEWDAVALNYTSGTTSAPKGVVYSHRGAYLSTVGLLLQWGVGHEPVYLWSLPMFHCNGWTFTWGIAARGGANVCVRAPTADAMYSAITDHGVTHMCVAPVLFNVLLDAHRDPLPRAVEVLTGGAPPPAALLERVERLGFHVTHAYGMTEATGPAMVCEWRERWDALPAPERAALKARQGVSAISLAGADVKDLKTMVSVPRDGTTLGEIVLRGSSVMKGYYKNPEATDAAFRGGWFLTGDVGVVHLDGYVEIKDRSKDVIISGGENISSVEVEAALYGHPAVQEAAVVAMPHPHWGEAPCAFVTLKKEFDSGAGEVSEEELVAFCRSKMAHFMVPGKVVFVDELPKNATGKVQKLALRERARGLRPRPRGSDKKKPGTTRPATLTALSRL